The following proteins are co-located in the Silene latifolia isolate original U9 population chromosome 1, ASM4854445v1, whole genome shotgun sequence genome:
- the LOC141649709 gene encoding uncharacterized protein LOC141649709 has product MSVSQDSIVGTNQKKDALWGKVTSLYEEARLTNPLKLRQKKAAILLVANAAYMRAVMAWGKRDQQEDPTTPTNVGTPESGSSGKRTRLNDGGFSPACSVEEGSASNTRPIGRDAAKKGKGALKTVIEEVSHFSNAVKNLNFNMTSDKDNEVRRLAIDEEKVRVKEKKVNWSILSKLMDRRL; this is encoded by the exons ATGAGTGTCTCTCAAGATAGTATTGTTGGCACTAACCAAAAGAAAGATGCACTTTGGGGGAAAGTCACATCTTTGTATGAAGAAGCGCGTCTTACCAATCCACTTAAACTTAGACAGAAGAAGGCGGCAATTCTATTGGTGGCGAATGCGGCGTATATGCGAGCCGTCATGGCATGGG GGAAAAGAGATCAACAAGAAGATCCAACCACTCCTACAAATGTTGGTACACCCGAAAGCGGTAGTAGTGGTAAGAGAACTAGGCTTAATGATGGAGGGTTCTCTCCAGCTTGCTCTGTAGAAGAAGGAAGTGCATCTAATACTCGTCCAATTGGTAGAGATGCAGCTAAAAAAGGTAAGGGAGCGTTGAAAACTGTTATCGAAGAGGTGAGTCATTTCAGTAACGCCGTGAAGAATTTGAATTTTAATATGACTAGTGATAAAGATAATGAGGTGAGGAGGCTGGCCATAGATGAAGAGAAAGTAAGGGTCAAAGAAAAGAAGGTTAATTGGTCAATACTTAGCAAACTAATGGATCGTCGTCTTTAA
- the LOC141649702 gene encoding uncharacterized protein LOC141649702 gives MYPSSSYHLSPPGSPPSSSSSSSTSSEENARQERRRQKRVATYEAVRYMVNYMANNVIPLILVNYMSNNKERTYIERNREEGHVRLFNDYFSENPVYPPQMFRRRFRMRKHLFLRIVEGVGAYDRHFQHKPNATGKLSLSPLIKCTAALRLLAYGEAADRVDEYLRLGESTARKVLVRFLEAVIHQFGDEYLRRPTVEDLQRLLQVGAYRGFPGMLGSIDCMHWKWKNCPKAWRGQFQGRSGEATVILEAVASQDLWIWHSFFGVPGSCNDINVLHRSPVFDDVLNGRAPRVNYIVNGQQFDMGYYLTDGIYPQWSTFIPSVSLPQTPKDKLFAER, from the coding sequence atgtaTCCCTCAAGTTCTTATCATCTTTCTCCCCCAGGCTCAccaccatcatcttcttcctcatcatctACCTCGTCAGAAGAGAATGCTAGGCAGGAGAGGCGGAGGCAGAAAAGAGTTGCAACATACGAAGCAGTCAGGTATATGGTAAATTATATGGCAAATAATGTTATACCACTTATATTGGTAAACTATATgtcaaataataaagaaagaacaTATATTGAGAGAAATCGAGAAGAGGGCCATGTCCGTCTCTTTAACGATTATTTCTCGGAAAATCCAGTTTACCCTCCACAAATGTTTAGACGTAGGTTTCGAATGCGCAAACATTTATTCTTGCGTATTGTAGAGGGTGTAGGAGCTTATGATAGGCATTTTCAGCACAAACCTAATGCTACAGGTAAGTTAAGTTTGTCACCATTAATTAAATGCACAGCAGCTCTTCGTCTCTTAGCATATGGAGAGGCTGCTGATAGAGTGGACGAGTACTTGAGGCTTGGAGAATCAACAGCAAGGAAGGTTCTTGTTAGATTTCTTGAAGCTGTTATTCATCAATTTGGGGATGAGTATCTAAGACGTCCAACTGTTGAAGATCTTCAAAGGCTTTTACAGGTTGGAGCGTATAGAGGATTCCCGGGCATGTTAGGAAGTATCGACTGCATGCATTGGAAGTGGAAAAATTGTCCTAAGGCTTGGAGAGGTCAGTTTCAAGGACGAAGTGGAGAAGCGACTGTGATATTGGAAGCAGTTGCATCACAAGATCTATGGATATGGCATTCATTTTTTGGTGTACCTGGATCGTGCAATGATATAAATGTGTTACACCGGTCACCTGTTTTTGATGACGTATTAAATGGGCGAGCTCCTCGGGTTAATTATATAGTTAATGGTCAACAGTTTGACATGGGTTATTATTTGACCGACGGTATATATCCTCAATGGTCAACTTTTATACCATCAGTCTCTCTTCCACAAACACCCAAGGATAAGTTGTTTGCTGAAAGATAA